A single Wolbachia endosymbiont (group A) of Bibio marci DNA region contains:
- a CDS encoding class I SAM-dependent methyltransferase, whose translation MLTYIHELIDKSQGSISISDFMNAVLYHEKYGYYTNKLPLGKDGDFTTAPEISQLFGEVIAVWIMHTWEKLGKPSKFSLVELGPGKGTLIHDIIRVTKKYSSFFNSMLIHLVEISPTLRKIQKEKLKGLDVNWHKNIDNLPEQPTIFLANEFFDALPIDQFVYRNEGWYENRVTKQDDGSLLVSCQCVTLESRKKESWIPVSATCMTGGFDGAVVEICSTGVEILKKLEKKIYNHKGAALIIDYGYVYPAYKSTLQSIKQHKYANFLENVGNSDITALVNFQALKDSLKHVDCEILTQREFLYLFGIKERTQALMKSASDEQRNRIFSEFLRLTENMGTLFKAMLLI comes from the coding sequence ATGCTCACTTATATACACGAATTAATTGACAAAAGTCAAGGATCAATATCCATCAGTGATTTCATGAATGCCGTTTTGTACCATGAAAAATACGGCTATTATACGAATAAATTACCACTTGGTAAGGATGGTGATTTTACTACCGCACCTGAGATCAGCCAATTATTTGGTGAAGTAATTGCAGTTTGGATAATGCATACATGGGAAAAATTAGGAAAGCCATCAAAATTTTCTCTAGTTGAACTTGGACCAGGCAAAGGAACACTCATTCACGATATAATAAGAGTCACTAAAAAATACAGCAGCTTTTTTAATTCAATGTTGATCCACTTAGTTGAAATAAGCCCTACTTTACGGAAGATACAAAAGGAAAAATTAAAAGGCTTAGATGTTAATTGGCACAAAAATATTGACAACCTACCAGAACAACCAACCATTTTTTTAGCAAATGAGTTCTTTGACGCTCTTCCGATAGATCAGTTTGTATATCGTAATGAGGGGTGGTATGAAAATAGGGTGACAAAACAAGATGATGGCAGTCTCTTGGTGTCATGCCAGTGCGTGACACTGGAATCCAGAAAAAAAGAATCATGGATTCCAGTGTCAGCTACTTGCATGACAGGGGGTTTCGATGGTGCAGTGGTGGAAATATGTTCAACTGGGGTTGAAATATTAAAAAAACTTGAGAAGAAGATATATAATCATAAAGGAGCTGCTTTGATTATAGATTACGGTTATGTATACCCCGCGTATAAGAGCACTTTGCAATCGATAAAACAACATAAGTATGCTAATTTTCTTGAGAATGTTGGTAATAGTGATATTACCGCACTTGTAAATTTTCAAGCATTAAAAGATTCATTAAAACACGTAGATTGCGAGATTTTAACTCAAAGGGAATTTTTATATCTTTTTGGCATAAAAGAAAGAACCCAGGCTTTAATGAAAAGCGCAAGTGATGAACAAAGGAATAGGATCTTTAGTGAATTCCTAAGGTTGACTGAAAATATGGGCACTCTTTTTAAAGCAATGCTATTGATATAG
- a CDS encoding DUF2163 domain-containing protein — protein sequence MQTTLKNHLAGELLTTATCWKLKLAGGEVMGFTDYDEDLNIDNILYKSSSGFTASSIILNSDLKTDNLEIEGILNSVDIKEEDVLSGKYDFANIEIFLVNYKDLTQGTMNLHSGTFGKVTLSSGRFIVEIRGLSAKLERSIAKLYSPACRAQFCDDKCKANTKKFSKISTITKVIDERRFEDTNLTESDEYYKHGVVKFFGSTAFEGIVKEYKNKVVTLFTSPSYQIFAGDKYSILAGCDKTFPTCRSKFNNTVNFRGEPYIPGFYIV from the coding sequence ATGCAAACCACACTAAAAAATCATTTAGCTGGAGAATTACTTACCACCGCTACGTGCTGGAAATTAAAGCTCGCAGGTGGAGAAGTAATGGGATTCACTGACTATGATGAAGATTTAAATATTGATAATATACTCTATAAATCTTCAAGTGGATTTACAGCCAGTAGTATAATATTAAACAGCGATTTAAAAACTGATAATCTAGAAATTGAAGGGATATTAAATAGTGTTGATATTAAAGAAGAAGATGTTTTATCAGGAAAGTACGACTTTGCAAATATTGAGATATTTCTTGTGAATTATAAAGACTTGACCCAGGGGACAATGAATCTACATTCAGGAACTTTTGGTAAAGTGACATTAAGTAGTGGAAGATTTATTGTTGAAATTAGAGGTCTCTCAGCAAAGCTTGAGAGAAGTATAGCAAAATTATACTCTCCTGCATGCAGAGCACAATTTTGCGATGATAAATGTAAAGCCAATACTAAAAAATTTAGTAAAATAAGTACAATCACTAAAGTAATAGATGAAAGAAGATTTGAAGACACGAATTTAACTGAGAGTGATGAATATTATAAGCACGGAGTAGTGAAATTCTTTGGCTCAACAGCGTTTGAAGGTATAGTAAAAGAATATAAAAATAAAGTAGTTACATTGTTTACTTCGCCTTCATACCAAATTTTTGCTGGAGATAAATATTCAATACTTGCAGGTTGCGATAAAACATTTCCAACTTGCAGAAGCAAGTTTAACAATACTGTAAATTTTCGTGGTGAACCCTATATACCAGGTTTTTATATTGTTTAG
- a CDS encoding type II toxin-antitoxin system RelE/ParE family toxin codes for MKKLHNNQLPKLEEAIKQVQGNPHIGELKSGDLANVRVYKFSIFNQLTLLAYLYNEQNNELTLLALAPHENFYRDLKKRI; via the coding sequence ATGAAAAAGCTGCATAACAATCAACTACCTAAACTTGAAGAAGCTATCAAGCAAGTCCAAGGAAATCCACATATTGGAGAGCTCAAATCAGGCGACCTTGCAAATGTTCGTGTGTATAAATTTTCCATTTTTAATCAACTTACTTTGTTGGCTTATCTTTATAATGAACAAAATAATGAATTGACACTTCTTGCCCTTGCTCCACATGAGAATTTTTATAGGGATTTGAAGAAACGAATATAG
- a CDS encoding ParD-like family protein: protein MDITVNLDGEFEKIVQSHSMLQNRSVPQQIEHWAKVGQVVEDNPELSYNIIKEILSGIEDAKSGDVEEYKSTKF from the coding sequence ATGGATATAACAGTAAATCTTGATGGAGAATTTGAGAAAATAGTACAGTCTCATTCCATGTTACAAAATCGTTCCGTACCACAACAAATCGAGCATTGGGCTAAAGTTGGTCAAGTTGTTGAAGATAACCCTGAGCTAAGCTATAACATCATTAAAGAAATCCTTTCAGGCATCGAAGATGCAAAATCAGGTGATGTTGAGGAGTATAAATCTACAAAATTTTGA
- a CDS encoding porin, producing MKKSIYTRTALASLLTLYSFSGFAADFPDESMKEIKKQESTKTSGKTEVMKTSNKKLKEKMDRICNADPRKKAEELKKKEEMRLAAEQKKKEEIRLANEKKAKLIEDSKAKALSAKNSNIEKGKVSKTKRSKTKNAKVEAKDVKKDVKVVNQNTEKKGKASPVVSVGGVDVIDTNQGQSNLRITFGGVVDAQGYGKAGPSGKEYERYNVMPNRSTEYYNAILDIAKGANPIFYEGIGNIGDYSNDMGMIADAILHLRAENKNEDLGLLYGADVQFHVPVTEGKGASQGVYAAKGRSAHVFVNSKYGDVKLGYQFGPEALMRLDATRIATVDGAADSDWFRKVNLEGSAASFPFYVTPRLYTESFSSESEKFSFRMAGKYNKGVMTTLPFRVAYYSPNYMGARFGVSYSPRYDSSLFVIKDGDDIKHVGPDYEHIVSAGASYEYDFDKYNVKVKTSAVGEYGQAKKPNKDKRVYDEYVEYNDLMGVNLGVSADYKINEDQGVKFAASFAYLGKSGQPKGIKGLEIDADDKIVEYKPLPDTDKRVKGLEAQFGKDSINTMYWTVGAGYQHENIYTSLTYFGSRMNDGDMLHDGALGVQYDLSPACSKSKFVPYAALHYFMTDEKGALKDQNNVDVPFNQGVLLLTGVKFSF from the coding sequence ATGAAAAAATCTATTTATACTAGAACTGCTCTAGCTTCTCTATTAACTTTATATTCTTTCAGCGGCTTTGCAGCTGACTTTCCTGATGAGAGTATGAAGGAAATAAAAAAGCAAGAGAGCACAAAAACTTCTGGAAAAACAGAAGTTATGAAAACATCAAATAAAAAACTGAAAGAAAAGATGGACAGAATATGTAATGCTGATCCAAGAAAAAAAGCTGAAGAGCTTAAGAAAAAGGAGGAGATGAGATTAGCAGCCGAGCAGAAGAAAAAAGAGGAGATCAGGCTAGCAAATGAGAAAAAAGCAAAGCTTATAGAGGATTCAAAAGCGAAAGCTCTAAGCGCTAAGAATTCTAATATAGAAAAAGGTAAAGTTTCAAAAACTAAGCGTTCTAAAACTAAGAATGCTAAAGTTGAAGCTAAAGATGTAAAGAAGGATGTAAAAGTTGTTAATCAAAATACAGAGAAAAAAGGTAAGGCAAGTCCTGTTGTTTCAGTTGGTGGAGTTGATGTTATCGATACCAACCAAGGGCAAAGTAATTTAAGAATAACTTTTGGCGGTGTTGTTGATGCTCAAGGTTATGGTAAAGCTGGGCCAAGTGGTAAAGAGTATGAACGTTATAACGTTATGCCAAACAGATCTACAGAGTATTATAATGCCATTTTAGATATAGCAAAAGGAGCAAATCCAATATTCTATGAAGGAATAGGAAATATTGGTGATTACAGCAACGATATGGGTATGATTGCTGACGCGATATTGCACCTCAGAGCAGAAAATAAGAATGAAGATTTAGGTCTTCTTTATGGTGCTGACGTGCAGTTTCATGTTCCAGTGACCGAAGGTAAGGGAGCTTCACAGGGTGTTTATGCTGCAAAAGGCAGAAGTGCGCATGTGTTTGTTAACTCAAAATATGGTGACGTGAAGCTTGGTTACCAATTTGGTCCTGAGGCTCTAATGAGACTTGATGCAACAAGAATTGCAACTGTTGACGGAGCTGCAGATAGTGACTGGTTCAGAAAAGTGAACTTAGAAGGAAGCGCTGCTAGCTTTCCATTTTATGTAACACCACGTCTTTACACTGAAAGTTTTTCGAGTGAAAGTGAAAAATTCTCTTTCCGTATGGCAGGGAAATATAACAAAGGCGTTATGACTACACTGCCGTTTAGAGTTGCTTACTACTCACCAAATTATATGGGCGCAAGGTTTGGTGTTAGCTATTCACCTCGCTATGATAGTAGTTTATTTGTTATAAAGGATGGTGATGACATAAAACATGTCGGTCCAGATTATGAGCATATAGTAAGTGCTGGTGCATCATATGAATATGACTTTGATAAATATAATGTAAAAGTTAAAACTTCTGCAGTTGGTGAGTATGGTCAAGCGAAAAAACCAAATAAAGATAAGCGTGTTTATGATGAATATGTAGAGTACAATGACCTTATGGGTGTTAATTTGGGTGTAAGCGCTGATTATAAGATTAATGAAGACCAAGGCGTAAAATTTGCTGCTTCTTTTGCATACTTGGGCAAATCTGGTCAACCAAAAGGTATTAAAGGACTAGAAATAGATGCTGACGATAAAATTGTAGAATATAAACCGCTTCCTGATACTGACAAAAGAGTGAAAGGGCTGGAAGCTCAATTTGGTAAAGATAGTATAAACACCATGTATTGGACTGTAGGAGCTGGTTATCAACATGAGAATATCTACACAAGTTTGACGTACTTTGGTAGCAGAATGAATGATGGAGATATGCTTCATGATGGTGCACTTGGCGTTCAATATGATCTATCTCCTGCATGCAGTAAGAGCAAATTTGTTCCTTACGCAGCTCTTCATTATTTTATGACTGATGAAAAAGGTGCGCTGAAAGATCAAAATAATGTTGATGTACCTTTTAACCAAGGAGTTCTTTTGCTCACTGGTGTGAAGTTTTCTTTCTAA
- a CDS encoding lipase family protein: protein MDFSFLRNWFSTTGTSASSIDSQLGDVEQSSSILADNGKYKVDDEFEIIEDYEFINPADPNEPHSLPSSYQIDESIAEIAGFNKEKLLEMSNFCKISYGDDDNKLSEKRCHNLAEGVYKTEFKVVEDFEIIPSTEKMYKTRAELISEGYEIIPFGNGFEKDAGHVFIKDKEITIAYHGTRLKNPLEYGLSGLNDGITDLNLFFTPSELLPEGGRMHRGFNNSFQDSWPNLYGILKSHAEKQKSEIKDFRINLTGHSMGGAIAKIAALCLNKKEGAEDVHVATFADPRVFDLTASEIYNYALQEKTIRVTHHRQDPVPAVLPGSFGYAHVGAQLRVPTPEGYSGIDYFHGIDGYHEAIKMMDESDFKSNNNVSLFYYPARALSRISCVLGGNAQHYFANFQNYIFGESNFFEKVKKEYQDNKLKSSSQVEQVEVEQIAHESFPAIGGYYYGAIVRLLHNICSFKFNTKLSTTSYLPLFCIRSAEWQNR, encoded by the coding sequence ATGGATTTTAGTTTTTTACGCAATTGGTTTAGCACCACAGGTACTAGTGCAAGTAGTATAGATTCACAATTAGGTGATGTTGAACAATCAAGCTCCATCTTAGCAGATAACGGCAAATATAAGGTGGATGATGAGTTTGAGATCATTGAAGATTATGAATTTATAAATCCTGCTGACCCAAATGAACCACATTCTTTACCTTCTTCTTACCAAATAGATGAAAGTATTGCAGAAATTGCAGGATTTAATAAAGAGAAATTATTGGAAATGAGTAATTTCTGTAAAATAAGCTATGGCGATGACGACAATAAGCTAAGTGAAAAAAGATGTCACAACTTAGCTGAAGGAGTATACAAAACTGAATTTAAAGTTGTAGAAGATTTTGAAATTATTCCATCCACTGAAAAAATGTATAAAACTAGAGCTGAACTTATTAGTGAAGGTTATGAAATTATTCCATTTGGTAATGGATTCGAAAAAGATGCTGGTCATGTTTTTATAAAAGATAAAGAAATAACAATAGCTTACCATGGTACTCGTTTAAAAAATCCATTAGAATATGGCTTATCGGGCTTAAACGATGGAATCACTGATCTCAATTTGTTTTTTACTCCCTCAGAACTTTTACCTGAAGGTGGAAGAATGCATCGTGGCTTTAATAATTCGTTTCAAGATTCATGGCCTAATCTTTATGGCATTTTGAAATCTCATGCTGAAAAACAAAAATCAGAAATAAAAGATTTTAGAATTAATCTCACAGGTCATAGCATGGGAGGAGCTATTGCTAAGATAGCTGCTTTATGCCTCAACAAAAAAGAAGGCGCTGAAGATGTTCATGTTGCAACTTTTGCTGATCCAAGGGTTTTTGACCTTACTGCTAGTGAAATTTATAATTACGCTCTTCAGGAAAAAACCATAAGGGTCACTCACCACAGGCAAGATCCAGTGCCAGCAGTATTACCTGGTTCGTTTGGTTATGCTCACGTAGGTGCACAATTAAGAGTACCAACACCAGAAGGATATTCTGGTATAGATTATTTTCATGGAATAGATGGTTATCATGAAGCTATTAAGATGATGGATGAAAGTGATTTCAAGTCAAATAATAACGTATCTCTCTTTTACTATCCTGCTAGAGCATTAAGTCGAATTAGCTGTGTGCTTGGAGGTAATGCTCAACATTATTTTGCCAATTTCCAAAATTATATTTTTGGCGAATCAAATTTTTTTGAGAAAGTAAAAAAGGAATATCAAGATAATAAATTAAAAAGTTCTTCTCAGGTTGAACAAGTAGAAGTTGAGCAGATAGCACATGAAAGTTTCCCAGCAATAGGTGGCTACTATTATGGAGCAATTGTTAGATTGCTCCATAATATCTGTTCATTTAAATTCAATACAAAACTTTCCACCACAAGTTATTTGCCACTCTTCTGTATCCGTTCAGCAGAGTGGCAAAATAGGTAG
- a CDS encoding 3'-5' exonuclease, protein MLNSLLVFDIETIPDVNSCKNLLNISDDSSVEEKRDALTKYHLEITNGQNSFLRQPFHQIVVISFLLCNISYQSGYEVFTLQEIRSGGTLNSSEKELVKGFFNYISEKKPRLVSFNGRTFDIPVLKYRAMVHGIQAEYFHKAGDKWNSYNQRYSSDWHCDLLETLSDFGASARVKMNEVCAAFNLPGKIGVDGSQVMGLYDSGKIQEIRDYCEADVINTYLIYLRFMHHQGRITTESYNKSVEELLLECEKKEHLKKFKEECICSEEWLMCKY, encoded by the coding sequence ATGCTTAATTCTTTATTGGTATTTGATATTGAAACTATACCAGATGTAAATTCCTGCAAAAATTTACTCAATATTAGTGATGATAGTAGTGTAGAAGAGAAGAGGGATGCATTAACAAAATATCATCTTGAAATAACAAACGGGCAAAACTCTTTTTTGCGTCAGCCCTTCCACCAAATTGTAGTTATTAGTTTTTTACTTTGCAATATAAGCTACCAGAGCGGTTATGAGGTGTTCACACTGCAAGAAATAAGATCTGGAGGCACACTAAATTCCAGTGAAAAGGAGCTAGTGAAAGGATTTTTTAACTACATATCAGAGAAAAAGCCAAGATTAGTTTCGTTCAACGGACGCACTTTTGATATACCGGTACTGAAGTATCGTGCTATGGTCCATGGCATTCAAGCAGAATATTTTCATAAAGCTGGCGATAAGTGGAATAGTTACAATCAGAGATATAGCAGTGATTGGCATTGTGATTTGCTTGAAACCCTCTCTGATTTTGGAGCTTCTGCGAGAGTAAAAATGAACGAAGTTTGTGCAGCATTTAATCTTCCTGGCAAGATTGGAGTTGATGGGTCACAAGTTATGGGCTTATACGATAGCGGCAAGATACAAGAGATTCGAGATTATTGTGAAGCAGATGTAATTAACACTTATTTAATTTACTTAAGGTTCATGCATCATCAGGGAAGGATTACTACTGAAAGCTACAACAAAAGTGTGGAAGAGCTGCTTTTAGAGTGCGAGAAAAAAGAACATCTAAAAAAATTTAAAGAAGAGTGTATCTGTTCAGAGGAGTGGCTAATGTGCAAATATTGA
- the era gene encoding GTPase Era yields MKEQKCLFVTIAGLPNAGKSTLINSIIGKKIAIVTPKVQTTRTQIRGIATCNNTQIVFTDSPGIFSAETKLEKALVKSAWSAIKGDDITLLLVDVSNYLKNIERIKTIFARLQRTKGRCILVINKTDLVKRPELKMAHEHLNLLYKFEKVFTISALKNDGLSDLVNYLSEVAPVSPWFYEEDQITDSSTNFLSAEITREKLFLNLREELPYSTAVITEQFEEKKDKSLVIKQIIFVLKDSHKKIVLGKDGSNIKKINIEARAELEKLFECKVHLFLFVKVRPWIDRPEEYIGNA; encoded by the coding sequence GTGAAAGAACAAAAGTGCTTATTTGTAACCATAGCTGGCTTACCAAATGCTGGGAAGTCTACATTAATTAACAGCATCATAGGTAAGAAGATTGCAATTGTCACCCCTAAAGTGCAAACAACAAGGACGCAAATAAGGGGTATTGCAACATGCAACAACACACAAATTGTCTTTACTGACTCCCCAGGAATTTTCTCAGCAGAAACAAAACTTGAAAAAGCTTTAGTCAAGTCTGCATGGTCAGCAATCAAGGGTGATGACATCACTTTGTTGCTTGTTGATGTAAGCAATTATTTGAAAAATATAGAAAGAATTAAGACTATATTTGCACGACTGCAGCGCACAAAAGGCAGATGCATTTTGGTTATCAATAAAACTGATTTGGTAAAAAGGCCTGAATTAAAGATGGCGCATGAGCATCTGAATTTGCTTTATAAATTTGAAAAGGTTTTTACAATATCCGCATTAAAGAATGATGGACTTTCTGATTTGGTGAATTACTTATCTGAAGTTGCACCAGTGAGCCCTTGGTTTTATGAAGAAGATCAAATAACCGATTCCTCGACAAATTTTTTATCAGCAGAAATTACGAGAGAAAAATTATTCTTGAACTTGCGTGAAGAATTGCCATACTCTACAGCTGTTATAACTGAACAATTTGAGGAAAAAAAAGATAAGAGTTTAGTCATAAAACAGATCATATTCGTGTTGAAAGATAGTCATAAAAAAATAGTGCTAGGAAAAGATGGCAGTAATATTAAAAAAATTAATATCGAAGCGCGTGCTGAACTAGAAAAATTATTTGAGTGCAAGGTACACCTCTTTTTATTTGTGAAAGTGCGACCTTGGATCGACCGTCCTGAGGAGTATATAGGCAATGCTTAA
- a CDS encoding aspartate-semialdehyde dehydrogenase has product MRYKIAVIGATGRVGREVLSTLAEFQDEAIDSVIALASKKSEGKKVSFGDKELTVLCLEDYDFIGTNVAIFCAGSHVSEKHVPTAIKAGCIVIDNTSHFRMKEGVPLIIPEINKEKIMEYKNHNIISNPNCTTIQMLLVLHLLHQKAKIKRIVASTYQSTSGAGKAAMDELYNQTKKIFMNETKKPEIFPKQIAFNCIPHVGEFMENGSTEEEWKMQEETKKILEEDIKVTATCVRVPVFIGHAMAVNVEFGQHITEEQAREVLSEAEDSGVLVYNRREDSEYITQIDVVQENAVYVSRIRRDNTVEHGLNMWIVADNLRKGAALNIVQILEILIREHLSIKCI; this is encoded by the coding sequence ATGAGATACAAAATTGCTGTTATTGGAGCAACCGGAAGAGTAGGGCGTGAGGTGTTAAGCACGCTTGCTGAGTTTCAAGATGAGGCGATAGATTCTGTTATTGCACTTGCGTCGAAAAAATCAGAAGGGAAGAAGGTGAGTTTTGGTGACAAAGAGTTAACAGTTTTATGCCTTGAGGATTATGACTTCATTGGAACTAATGTAGCCATTTTCTGTGCCGGATCTCATGTTTCTGAGAAACACGTACCGACTGCAATTAAGGCTGGGTGCATCGTAATAGATAACACTTCCCATTTTAGAATGAAAGAAGGTGTGCCGCTCATTATTCCAGAGATTAATAAAGAAAAAATTATGGAATATAAAAACCACAACATAATATCCAACCCAAACTGTACTACAATACAGATGTTGCTAGTACTACATCTATTACACCAGAAAGCAAAAATAAAGAGAATCGTTGCTTCAACTTATCAATCAACTTCTGGTGCAGGTAAAGCAGCAATGGATGAACTTTATAATCAGACAAAAAAAATCTTCATGAATGAGACTAAAAAGCCTGAGATATTCCCTAAGCAAATAGCGTTTAATTGCATTCCCCATGTAGGAGAATTCATGGAGAATGGTTCTACAGAAGAGGAATGGAAAATGCAAGAGGAGACAAAAAAAATTTTAGAGGAAGATATAAAAGTTACTGCAACTTGTGTAAGGGTACCCGTCTTTATCGGCCACGCTATGGCAGTAAATGTGGAATTTGGTCAACATATCACTGAAGAACAAGCTCGTGAAGTGCTAAGTGAAGCCGAAGATAGTGGAGTTTTAGTATACAACAGGCGTGAAGACAGTGAATACATAACTCAAATTGATGTTGTACAGGAGAATGCTGTATATGTATCGCGTATTAGACGAGACAATACTGTTGAGCACGGATTAAATATGTGGATAGTGGCTGATAACCTGCGCAAAGGTGCAGCACTAAATATAGTGCAGATTCTTGAGATTTTGATAAGAGAGCATTTGTCAATCAAGTGCATATAG
- a CDS encoding APC family permease, producing MSNKIGFWAIFALVISSQIGSGIFMLPISLAPYGMYSLVSWVISGLGAISLALVFALLCAKFPETGGPHVYVKHAFGPAAAFFVGWTYWVISWVSTTAVIVASIGYLTSLFHGDIQNIRLFLEILLFTIITLINLRGVTAAGCVELLLMTVKITALLAIPVTALFFFDRNNFIISEEISSLTMSQVLARSTLLTLWCFIGLESATAPAGSVNDPAKTIPRAIVLGTISVAVIYFINSLAIMGLINGNDLVNSKAPYVDAIKIMFPGNWHLIISIVAFIVCVGSLNAWVLASGQVALGLAEDKLMPQFFAKRNKHGSPFWGIIISSVGTSVLLILTSSNNFAKQITSIIDFSVVSFLFVYLACSLAFLKVIVQEKSCYKFLIGSIATTFCCWVIFETSVNTLLIASLFTASGVPLYLFWYRRAPAQ from the coding sequence GTGTCAAATAAAATAGGTTTTTGGGCTATTTTTGCCTTAGTGATTAGTAGCCAAATTGGCTCTGGAATTTTTATGCTTCCAATTAGCCTTGCTCCATATGGCATGTACAGCCTTGTAAGCTGGGTGATATCAGGGCTTGGTGCTATATCTCTTGCTTTGGTTTTTGCCTTACTCTGTGCAAAATTTCCGGAAACGGGTGGTCCTCACGTTTATGTAAAGCATGCTTTTGGCCCTGCTGCAGCTTTCTTTGTTGGTTGGACATATTGGGTAATTTCATGGGTTAGCACGACAGCAGTAATCGTTGCAAGTATTGGCTATCTTACTTCGCTTTTTCATGGAGATATTCAAAATATACGCTTATTTTTAGAAATACTATTATTTACGATCATTACACTAATAAATTTAAGAGGTGTCACTGCTGCTGGATGTGTTGAGCTTTTATTGATGACTGTCAAAATTACCGCACTGCTTGCTATACCGGTAACAGCGTTGTTTTTCTTTGATAGGAATAATTTTATCATAAGTGAGGAAATATCAAGCCTCACGATGTCTCAAGTCCTTGCTCGCTCTACACTACTCACTCTATGGTGTTTTATTGGACTTGAATCAGCAACAGCACCTGCAGGATCAGTCAACGATCCAGCTAAGACTATACCAAGAGCCATAGTGCTTGGCACAATCTCTGTTGCAGTTATATATTTCATTAATAGCCTTGCAATCATGGGATTGATAAACGGCAATGATCTAGTTAATTCAAAAGCGCCGTATGTTGACGCAATAAAAATTATGTTTCCAGGTAATTGGCATTTGATCATTTCTATTGTTGCTTTTATTGTTTGTGTTGGCAGTTTAAATGCTTGGGTACTAGCTAGTGGACAAGTGGCCCTTGGCCTTGCAGAAGATAAACTGATGCCACAGTTCTTTGCTAAAAGAAATAAGCACGGTTCTCCTTTCTGGGGCATAATAATCAGCTCTGTTGGCACTTCAGTTCTACTAATTCTCACTTCAAGCAACAATTTTGCTAAACAGATCACATCAATTATCGACTTTTCTGTAGTTTCATTTTTATTTGTTTACCTTGCATGCAGCCTTGCTTTTCTCAAAGTTATTGTGCAAGAAAAGAGTTGTTACAAATTTTTAATTGGCAGTATAGCAACAACCTTTTGCTGCTGGGTAATATTTGAAACTTCTGTGAATACTTTGCTGATCGCAAGCTTATTCACCGCAAGTGGCGTACCTCTTTATTTATTTTGGTATCGCAGAGCTCCTGCACAATAA